One Vitis vinifera cultivar Pinot Noir 40024 chromosome 8, ASM3070453v1 genomic window carries:
- the LOC109122982 gene encoding L10-interacting MYB domain-containing protein-like, with translation MTTEITDVEDAGTWRGNIEKIFIDIMVNEVNKGNMDSGTFSTNTWRRILLEVNSQGKRNFNLKQLKQKFNRLRAMHREFSDLLKHTGFGWDAETNTVHALEEIWQNYIRAHPNAKRFRSKGCPNYNLLGLIFNPSTATGALHYSSTQDPPNTDDEDEMDDNLEHGGVHVDVDIEILDDPPQLEMAG, from the exons ATGACAACTGAGATAACAGATGTTGAGGATGCAGGAACATGGAGAGGTAATATAGAGAAAATCTTTATTGACATCATGGTAAATGAAGTTAATAAAGGTAACATGGATAGTGGTACATTTAGTACCAACACATGGAGAAGGATCTTACTTGAGGTCAATAGTCAAGGGAAAAGAAATTTCAACTTGAAGCAGCTTAAACAAAAGTTTAATAGACTACGTGCAATGCACCGTGAGTTCTCTGATCTTTTAAAGCATACTGGATTTGGTTGGGATGCTGAAACTAACACAGTGCATGCTCTAGAGGAAATTTGGCAAAATTACATTCgg GCACACCCAAATGCAAAAAGATTCCGCTCAAAGGGATGCCCAAATTACAACTTGTTGGGATTGATCTTTAATCCATCAACAGCAACCGGTGCCCTCCACTACTCTTCCACCCAAGATCCACCAAACactgatgatgaagatgagatgGATGACAATTTGGAACATGGTGGAGTGCATGTGGATGTAGATATTGAGATCCTTGATGATCCTCCACAACTAGAAATGGCAGGATGA